The following are from one region of the Streptomyces changanensis genome:
- a CDS encoding inorganic diphosphatase has product MEFDVCIEIPKGSRNKYEVDHETGRIRLDRHLFTSTVYPADYGFVEGTLGEDGDPLDALVILDEPTFPGVLVKCRAIGMFRMTDEAGGDDKLLCVPASDPRMEHLRDIHHVSEFDRLEIQHFFEVYKDLEPGKSVEGADWVGRAEAEAEIEASIKRLEAQGGAH; this is encoded by the coding sequence GTGGAGTTCGACGTCTGCATCGAGATCCCGAAGGGTTCGCGGAACAAGTACGAGGTGGACCACGAGACCGGTCGCATCCGTCTCGACCGCCACCTGTTCACCTCGACCGTCTACCCGGCGGACTACGGGTTCGTCGAGGGCACCCTGGGTGAGGACGGCGACCCGCTGGACGCCCTGGTCATCCTGGACGAGCCGACCTTCCCCGGCGTGCTGGTCAAGTGCCGCGCGATCGGCATGTTCCGCATGACCGACGAGGCCGGCGGCGACGACAAGCTGCTGTGCGTCCCGGCGTCCGACCCGCGCATGGAGCACCTGCGCGACATCCACCACGTGTCGGAGTTCGACCGCCTGGAGATCCAGCACTTCTTCGAGGTCTACAAGGACCTGGAGCCCGGCAAGTCCGTCGAGGGCGCCGACTGGGTCGGCCGTGCCGAGGCCGAGGCCGAGATCGAGGCCTCGATCAAGCGCCTGGAGGCGCAGGGCGGCGCCCACTGA
- the dacB gene encoding D-alanyl-D-alanine carboxypeptidase/D-alanyl-D-alanine endopeptidase, protein MPERNVLRLAAGSAAAGLALAATAAGLAGPWDGGQRTAERLRASAPAATGGAHHGAGPGSGHGPAATRPGTVPAPAPSAPAVLAPLAAPHGAGTAPPALAGILDPLLRAPGLGTAPAATVVDVATGRRLYDRGGAAPMVPASTVKIATAAAALSALGPDHRLTTTVVATPDSRVVTLVGGGDPTLDARRLRDLAVGTAKALRARKAPAAPALTYDTSLYQGPVRHPIGVNDNLAPVTALMTDAARLDGSTSGPAPRAQDPAGRTARLFADLLAEQGVRVQGPPAPGRAPRTAKPVATTRSAPLPALVERTLTASDNDLAEALARATARATRHPASFDGAARAVRAQLHRLDVPTEGTALADGSGLDRRNRLSARLLTTLLTRAADPARPALRPVLTGLPVGGFTGTLEGRYAAGSPGAGLVRAKTGTLTGVNALAGTAVTGDGRLLAFAFLAARTPSPYEAQPALDALATALTTAAPAPVAPVTPTPSPRP, encoded by the coding sequence GTGCCGGAACGGAACGTTCTGCGGCTGGCCGCGGGCTCCGCGGCCGCCGGTCTGGCCCTGGCCGCCACGGCGGCGGGTCTCGCCGGCCCCTGGGACGGGGGCCAGCGTACGGCCGAACGCCTCCGCGCGTCCGCCCCCGCCGCCACAGGTGGCGCACATCACGGCGCGGGCCCCGGCTCCGGGCACGGCCCCGCCGCCACCCGCCCCGGGACGGTCCCCGCCCCCGCGCCCAGCGCGCCGGCCGTGCTCGCCCCCCTCGCGGCGCCCCACGGCGCCGGGACCGCGCCACCCGCCCTGGCCGGGATCCTCGATCCGCTGCTCCGCGCGCCGGGCCTCGGCACCGCGCCCGCCGCCACCGTGGTCGACGTGGCGACCGGGCGCCGGCTGTACGACCGGGGAGGGGCGGCGCCCATGGTCCCCGCGTCGACCGTCAAGATCGCCACGGCGGCCGCCGCCCTCTCCGCCCTCGGACCCGACCACCGCCTGACCACCACGGTGGTGGCCACGCCCGACAGCCGGGTGGTCACGCTGGTCGGCGGCGGTGACCCCACTCTCGACGCGCGCCGCCTCCGGGACCTGGCGGTCGGTACGGCGAAGGCGCTCCGCGCCCGGAAGGCGCCGGCCGCCCCCGCCCTGACCTACGACACCTCGCTCTACCAGGGCCCGGTCCGCCACCCCATCGGCGTCAACGACAACCTCGCCCCGGTCACCGCCCTCATGACGGACGCCGCCCGCCTCGACGGCTCGACGTCCGGCCCCGCGCCGCGCGCGCAGGACCCGGCGGGCCGCACGGCCCGGCTCTTCGCCGACCTGCTGGCCGAGCAGGGCGTACGGGTCCAGGGGCCGCCCGCCCCCGGCCGCGCGCCCCGGACGGCGAAGCCGGTCGCCACGACCCGGTCGGCCCCGCTCCCGGCCCTCGTCGAGCGCACCCTGACCGCCAGCGACAACGACCTGGCCGAGGCCCTTGCCCGCGCCACCGCGCGGGCCACCCGCCATCCCGCGAGCTTCGACGGCGCCGCCCGCGCCGTCCGCGCCCAGCTGCACCGCCTCGACGTCCCGACGGAGGGGACGGCCCTCGCGGACGGCAGCGGCCTCGACCGCCGCAACCGCCTCTCCGCCCGCCTCCTCACCACCCTCCTCACCCGGGCCGCCGACCCCGCGCGCCCCGCCCTGCGCCCCGTCCTCACCGGCCTCCCGGTCGGCGGCTTCACCGGCACCCTGGAGGGCCGCTACGCCGCCGGCTCGCCCGGTGCGGGTCTCGTCCGCGCCAAGACGGGCACCCTGACCGGCGTCAACGCCCTCGCCGGCACCGCCGTGACCGGCGACGGCCGCCTCCTCGCCTTCGCCTTCCTCGCCGCGCGCACGCCGTCGCCGTACGAGGCCCAGCCGGCCCTCGACGCCCTCGCCACGGCCCTGACCACCGCCGCCCCGGCCCCCGTCGCGCCCGTCACCCCGACGCCCTCGCCGCGTCCCTGA
- a CDS encoding zinc-dependent metalloprotease, with the protein MTSIGGAASAGMVDWNLAVATATRLARPGPEVSREEAREVVAELRRHAKASEEHVRGFTRMIPEGHEPEDTPVLVVDRAGWVRANVAGFRELLGPLLAKMSERRSATPGGAVLGAVGGKVTGVELGMLLSFLASRVLGQYETFAPATREFPAGENGGGRLLLVAPNIVHVERELGVDPHDFRLWVSLHEETHRTQFTAVPWLRDHLRGEIQSFLSATEVDPMTVLERLREAAQAFTGARPEGDEDEGGRSLVELVQSPEQREILGRLTAVMSLLEGHADYVMDGVGPQVVPSVAEIREKFQQRRARGASRLDQALRKLLGLDAKLRQYRDGERFVRAVVDEVGMDGFNRVWTSPNTLPTKAEIAKPADWVARVHRKGE; encoded by the coding sequence ATGACGAGCATCGGTGGTGCTGCTTCTGCTGGGATGGTCGACTGGAACCTCGCGGTGGCGACCGCGACACGATTGGCGCGGCCCGGACCCGAGGTGAGCCGCGAGGAGGCCCGGGAGGTCGTCGCCGAGCTGCGGCGGCACGCCAAGGCGTCCGAGGAGCACGTCCGCGGGTTCACCCGCATGATCCCCGAGGGCCACGAGCCCGAGGACACCCCCGTGCTCGTCGTCGACCGGGCGGGCTGGGTCCGGGCCAACGTCGCCGGCTTCCGCGAACTCCTCGGCCCCCTCCTGGCGAAGATGTCGGAGCGCCGCTCCGCGACCCCCGGGGGCGCCGTCCTCGGCGCGGTCGGCGGCAAGGTGACCGGTGTGGAGCTGGGCATGCTCCTGTCGTTCCTCGCCTCCCGCGTCCTCGGCCAGTACGAGACCTTCGCCCCCGCCACCCGTGAGTTCCCCGCCGGCGAGAACGGCGGCGGCCGGCTGCTCCTCGTCGCGCCGAACATCGTCCACGTCGAGCGGGAGCTGGGCGTGGACCCGCACGACTTCCGCCTCTGGGTGAGCCTCCACGAGGAGACCCACCGCACCCAGTTCACCGCGGTGCCCTGGCTGCGTGACCACCTCCGCGGTGAGATCCAGTCGTTCCTCAGCGCCACCGAGGTCGACCCCATGACCGTGCTGGAACGGCTCCGCGAGGCCGCCCAGGCCTTCACCGGAGCCCGGCCCGAGGGCGACGAGGACGAGGGCGGCCGCTCGCTGGTCGAGCTCGTCCAGAGTCCCGAGCAGCGCGAGATCCTCGGCCGTCTGACGGCCGTCATGTCGCTCCTCGAAGGCCACGCCGACTACGTGATGGACGGTGTCGGACCGCAGGTCGTCCCGTCGGTCGCCGAGATCCGTGAGAAGTTCCAGCAGCGTCGTGCCCGCGGGGCCTCCCGCCTGGACCAGGCGCTGCGCAAGCTCCTCGGGCTGGACGCCAAGCTCCGCCAGTACCGCGACGGCGAGCGGTTCGTCCGCGCCGTCGTCGACGAGGTCGGCATGGACGGTTTCAACCGCGTGTGGACCTCCCCGAACACCCTCCCCACCAAGGCGGAGATCGCCAAACCGGCGGACTGGGTCGCGCGGGTGCATCGCAAGGGGGAGTGA
- the tilS gene encoding tRNA lysidine(34) synthetase TilS, protein MGPHPAVAAIRLAVRRVLHDVLNELSRDTADSPPAGGPARTRADGPPLVLVACSGGADSMALASALAFEAPKLAVRAGGITIDHGLQTGSDLRAAEVASRLTALRLDPVEAVAVTVGRAGGPEAAARDARYAALDEAAERLGAAAVLLGHTRDDQAETVLLGLARGSGIRSLSGMAAVSGSAGRYRRPFLQLDRQTARKACLVQSLPVWDDPMNADPAYTRSRLRHEGLPALEKSLGKGVVEALARTAQLCRDDADALDTWAAEVDATVRDDAGLLECAKLYALPPAVRRRVLRRAAIAEGAPAGSLFARHVEELDRLITGWRGQGVINLPGRVVARRQGGRLVIRQG, encoded by the coding sequence ATGGGTCCCCATCCTGCGGTCGCGGCGATACGCCTGGCGGTTCGCCGCGTACTCCACGACGTACTCAACGAGCTCTCCCGCGACACCGCCGACTCCCCCCCGGCGGGCGGCCCCGCGCGAACCCGCGCCGACGGGCCCCCGCTCGTCCTGGTCGCCTGCTCCGGCGGCGCCGACTCCATGGCGCTCGCCTCCGCCCTCGCCTTCGAGGCGCCCAAGCTGGCCGTCCGCGCCGGCGGCATCACCATCGACCACGGCCTCCAGACCGGCTCCGACCTCCGCGCCGCCGAGGTCGCCTCCCGGCTCACCGCGCTGCGGTTGGACCCGGTCGAGGCCGTCGCCGTCACCGTCGGCCGCGCCGGCGGCCCCGAGGCGGCCGCCCGGGACGCCCGGTACGCCGCACTGGACGAGGCCGCCGAACGGCTCGGCGCCGCCGCCGTCCTGCTCGGCCACACCCGCGACGACCAGGCGGAGACGGTCCTCCTCGGCCTCGCCCGGGGTTCCGGCATCCGGTCCCTGTCCGGCATGGCCGCCGTCTCCGGTTCCGCCGGCCGCTACCGCCGCCCCTTCCTCCAGCTGGACCGCCAGACCGCCCGCAAGGCCTGCCTGGTCCAGTCGCTGCCGGTCTGGGACGACCCGATGAACGCCGACCCGGCCTACACCCGGTCCCGGCTGCGCCACGAGGGCCTGCCCGCCCTGGAGAAGTCGCTCGGCAAGGGCGTCGTGGAGGCCCTCGCCCGTACCGCGCAGCTCTGCCGGGACGACGCCGACGCCCTGGACACCTGGGCCGCCGAGGTCGACGCCACCGTCCGCGACGACGCCGGGCTCCTGGAGTGCGCCAAGCTGTACGCCCTGCCCCCCGCCGTCCGCCGCCGCGTCCTGCGCCGCGCCGCCATCGCCGAAGGCGCCCCGGCGGGCTCCCTCTTCGCCCGGCACGTCGAGGAACTGGACCGGCTCATCACCGGCTGGCGGGGTCAGGGCGTCATCAATCTGCCCGGCCGCGTCGTCGCCCGGCGGCAGGGTGGCAGACTGGTCATCCGGCAAGGCTGA
- the hpt gene encoding hypoxanthine phosphoribosyltransferase, which yields MGADLKSVLITKEEIDAKLAELAAKIDEEYAGKDLLIVGVLKGAVMVMADLARALSTPVTMDWMAVSSYGAGTQSSGVVRILKDLDTDIKGKHVLIVEDIIDSGLTLSWLLSNLGSREPASLEVCTLLRKPDAAKVAIDVRWIGFDIPNEFVVGYGLDYAEKYRNLPFVGTLAPHVYGG from the coding sequence ATGGGTGCCGACCTCAAGTCGGTACTCATCACCAAGGAAGAGATCGACGCCAAGCTGGCCGAGCTGGCGGCGAAGATCGACGAGGAGTACGCGGGCAAGGACCTGCTCATCGTCGGCGTCCTCAAGGGCGCCGTGATGGTGATGGCGGACCTGGCACGCGCCCTGTCCACCCCTGTCACCATGGACTGGATGGCCGTCTCCTCCTACGGGGCGGGCACCCAGTCCTCGGGCGTCGTCCGGATCCTCAAGGACCTGGACACCGACATCAAGGGCAAGCACGTCCTGATCGTCGAGGACATCATCGACTCCGGACTGACCCTGTCCTGGCTGCTGTCCAACCTCGGCTCGCGCGAGCCGGCCTCCCTGGAGGTCTGCACCCTGCTGCGCAAGCCGGACGCCGCCAAGGTGGCGATCGACGTACGGTGGATCGGCTTCGACATCCCCAACGAGTTCGTCGTCGGCTACGGGCTGGACTACGCGGAGAAGTACCGCAACCTCCCGTTCGTCGGCACGCTCGCCCCGCACGTCTACGGGGGCTGA
- the ftsH gene encoding ATP-dependent zinc metalloprotease FtsH — protein sequence MDVKRYFRGPVMWIVLAVLAVVVLMQVVGSSGGYKTVDTGKVVQAITKNQVDQVKLTTGDEQMIKVDLKDGQKIDGSDKIQASYIGTQGSDLAATLQQKYEADEIKDGYTISPTKQSAFVSVLLSLLPFVLIVLVFLFLMNQMQGGGSRVMNFGKSKAKLITKDTPKTTFADVAGSDEAVEELHEIKEFLQEPAKFQAVGAKIPKGVLLYGPPGTGKTLLARAVAGEAGVPFYSISGSDFVEMFVGVGASRVRDLFEQAKANAPAIVFVDEIDAVGRHRGAGLGGGHDEREQTLNQLLVEMDGFDVKGGVILIAATNRPDILDPALLRPGRFDRQIAVDRPDMQGRLEILKVHQKGKPVAPDVDLAAVARRTPGFTGADLSNVLNEAALLTARSNKKLIDNHMLDEAIDRVVAGPQKRTRIMSDKEKKITAYHEAGHALVAAASPNSDPVHKITILSRGRALGYTMVLPDEDKYSTTRNEMLDQLAYMLGGRAAEELVFHDPTTGAANDIEKATATARAMVTQYGMTERLGAIKFGGDNTEPFLGREMAHQRDYSEEVAALVDEEVKKLIETAHNEAWEILVENRDVLDNLVLQLLERETLGKEEIAEVFAPIVKRPPRPAWTGSSRRTPSTRPPVLSPKELALTNGSAPAVTTTTVETTKAAEPAAEERPES from the coding sequence ATGGACGTGAAGCGATACTTCCGTGGGCCGGTCATGTGGATCGTGCTGGCCGTCCTCGCCGTGGTCGTGTTGATGCAGGTCGTCGGCTCGTCGGGCGGCTACAAGACGGTGGACACCGGCAAGGTCGTTCAGGCGATCACCAAGAACCAGGTCGACCAGGTCAAGCTGACCACCGGCGACGAACAAATGATCAAGGTCGACCTCAAGGACGGCCAGAAGATCGACGGCAGCGACAAGATCCAGGCGAGCTACATCGGGACCCAGGGTTCCGACCTCGCCGCGACGCTGCAGCAGAAGTACGAGGCCGACGAGATCAAGGACGGCTACACGATCTCGCCGACGAAGCAGAGCGCCTTCGTCTCCGTGCTGCTCTCGCTGCTGCCCTTCGTCCTGATCGTCCTGGTCTTCCTCTTCCTGATGAACCAGATGCAGGGCGGCGGCTCCCGCGTCATGAACTTCGGGAAGTCCAAGGCCAAGCTGATCACCAAGGACACCCCCAAGACGACGTTCGCCGACGTCGCCGGCTCGGACGAGGCCGTCGAGGAGCTCCACGAGATCAAGGAGTTCCTCCAGGAGCCCGCGAAGTTCCAGGCCGTCGGCGCCAAGATCCCCAAGGGCGTGCTGCTGTACGGCCCGCCCGGCACCGGCAAGACGCTGCTCGCCCGCGCCGTCGCGGGTGAGGCGGGCGTGCCGTTCTACTCGATCTCCGGTTCCGACTTCGTCGAGATGTTCGTCGGTGTCGGCGCCTCGCGCGTCCGCGACCTCTTCGAGCAGGCCAAGGCGAACGCCCCGGCGATCGTCTTCGTCGACGAGATCGACGCCGTCGGCCGACACCGCGGCGCGGGCCTCGGCGGTGGCCACGACGAGCGCGAGCAGACCCTCAACCAGCTCCTCGTCGAGATGGACGGCTTCGACGTGAAGGGCGGCGTCATCCTGATCGCCGCCACCAACCGGCCGGACATCCTCGACCCGGCGCTGCTGCGCCCGGGCCGCTTCGACCGCCAGATCGCGGTCGACCGGCCGGACATGCAGGGCCGTCTGGAGATCCTCAAGGTCCACCAGAAGGGCAAGCCGGTCGCGCCCGACGTCGACCTCGCCGCCGTCGCCCGCCGCACGCCCGGCTTCACCGGTGCCGACCTGTCGAACGTGCTGAACGAAGCCGCGCTCCTCACCGCGCGCAGCAACAAGAAGCTCATCGACAACCACATGCTGGACGAGGCGATCGACCGCGTGGTCGCGGGCCCGCAGAAGCGGACCCGCATCATGTCGGACAAGGAGAAGAAGATCACCGCGTACCACGAGGCCGGTCACGCCCTCGTCGCCGCGGCCTCCCCGAACTCCGACCCCGTCCACAAGATCACCATCCTGTCCCGCGGCCGGGCCCTCGGTTACACGATGGTCCTGCCGGACGAGGACAAGTACTCGACCACGCGCAACGAGATGCTCGACCAGCTCGCCTACATGCTGGGCGGGCGCGCCGCCGAGGAACTGGTCTTCCACGACCCGACCACCGGCGCCGCGAACGACATCGAGAAGGCCACGGCCACGGCCCGCGCGATGGTCACGCAGTACGGCATGACCGAGCGCCTCGGCGCGATCAAGTTCGGTGGTGACAACACCGAGCCGTTCCTCGGCCGCGAGATGGCGCACCAGCGCGACTACTCCGAGGAGGTCGCCGCGCTGGTCGACGAGGAGGTCAAGAAGCTCATCGAGACGGCGCACAACGAGGCGTGGGAGATCCTCGTCGAGAACCGCGACGTCCTCGACAACCTCGTCCTCCAGCTGCTGGAGCGGGAGACGCTCGGCAAGGAGGAGATCGCCGAGGTCTTCGCGCCGATCGTCAAGCGCCCGCCGCGCCCGGCCTGGACCGGCTCCTCGCGGCGTACGCCCTCGACGCGGCCGCCGGTGCTCTCACCGAAGGAGCTGGCGCTGACCAACGGCTCAGCCCCCGCGGTGACCACCACGACCGTGGAGACCACCAAGGCGGCCGAGCCGGCCGCCGAGGAGCGCCCCGAGTCCTGA
- the folE gene encoding GTP cyclohydrolase I FolE yields the protein MTDPVTLDGESAIGVFDAKRAESAVRELLIAVGEDPDREGLRETPARVARAYREILSGLWQEPEDVLTTTFDLGHDEMVLVKDIEIVSLCEHHLLPFHGVAHVGYIPAESGKITGLSKLARLVEVYARRPQVQERLTTQIADSLMRILEARGAIVVIEAEHMCMSVRGIRKPGAKTTTSAVRGQLRDGSTRAEAMSLIMAR from the coding sequence ATGACCGACCCGGTGACGCTGGACGGCGAGAGCGCGATCGGCGTGTTCGACGCGAAGCGCGCGGAGAGCGCCGTACGCGAACTCCTCATCGCGGTCGGCGAGGACCCGGACCGCGAGGGGCTGCGCGAGACCCCCGCCCGGGTCGCCCGCGCTTACCGGGAGATCCTCAGCGGCCTCTGGCAGGAGCCCGAGGACGTGCTCACGACGACGTTCGACCTCGGTCACGACGAGATGGTCCTGGTGAAGGACATCGAGATCGTCAGCCTGTGCGAGCACCACCTGCTGCCGTTCCACGGCGTGGCGCACGTCGGCTACATCCCCGCCGAGAGCGGCAAGATCACCGGCCTGTCGAAGCTGGCCCGCCTGGTCGAGGTGTACGCGCGCCGCCCGCAGGTCCAGGAGCGGCTGACGACGCAGATCGCCGACTCGCTGATGCGGATCCTGGAGGCGCGCGGCGCGATCGTGGTGATCGAGGCCGAGCACATGTGCATGTCGGTGCGCGGCATCCGCAAGCCGGGCGCGAAGACCACGACGTCCGCGGTGCGCGGGCAGCTGCGGGACGGGTCGACGCGGGCCGAGGCGATGAGCCTCATAATGGCGCGCTGA
- a CDS encoding DUF3180 domain-containing protein, producing the protein MKQLRVKVLAGLFVVAGVLSWGGARLWDALGTLPSVPLAAPIVLGAIAAVLAATALSLRARLKAQRERRPGAKGVEPLMAARAVVFGQSSALVTAVVSGMYGGVGVFLLGSLDVPARRDQAIYAGSAVVAGIAVIVAALFLERVCRLPEDDDPATPTATPA; encoded by the coding sequence GTGAAGCAACTGCGGGTCAAGGTACTGGCCGGACTCTTCGTGGTGGCCGGAGTCCTGTCCTGGGGCGGCGCCCGGCTGTGGGACGCGCTCGGCACGCTGCCGAGCGTCCCGCTGGCCGCGCCGATCGTGCTCGGGGCCATCGCGGCCGTCCTCGCGGCGACCGCGCTGTCCCTGCGGGCCCGGCTGAAGGCCCAGCGGGAGCGGCGCCCGGGCGCCAAGGGCGTCGAGCCGCTCATGGCGGCCCGCGCGGTCGTCTTCGGCCAGTCGAGCGCGCTGGTCACCGCGGTCGTCAGCGGCATGTACGGCGGGGTGGGCGTCTTCCTGCTCGGCTCGCTGGACGTGCCGGCCCGCCGCGACCAGGCCATCTACGCCGGTTCCGCGGTGGTGGCCGGGATCGCGGTGATAGTGGCGGCGCTCTTCCTGGAGCGCGTCTGCCGGCTCCCCGAGGACGACGACCCGGCGACCCCCACCGCCACCCCCGCGTGA
- the folK gene encoding 2-amino-4-hydroxy-6-hydroxymethyldihydropteridine diphosphokinase: MNRTPSDPTVQPVPASVTEQVDAADTTLTNPRQAVLSLGGNLGNRLENLQGAVDALEDTPGVRVKAVSQVYETEPWGVEPDSQPRYLNAVVVVKTTLPPASLLERAQAVEEAFDRVRTQRWGARTIDVDIVAYADELSDDPTLTLPHPRARERAFVLRPWLDVDPDAQLPGAGPVAELLAGLGQEGVAVRDDLELRLPE, from the coding sequence ATGAACCGCACGCCCAGCGACCCGACGGTACAGCCGGTGCCCGCCTCCGTGACGGAGCAGGTCGACGCGGCCGACACCACGCTGACCAACCCGAGGCAGGCCGTGCTGTCCCTCGGGGGCAACCTCGGCAACCGACTGGAGAACCTCCAGGGAGCCGTGGACGCCCTGGAGGACACGCCAGGCGTTCGGGTGAAGGCCGTGTCCCAGGTCTACGAGACGGAGCCCTGGGGCGTCGAGCCGGACTCGCAGCCCCGCTACCTCAACGCGGTCGTCGTCGTGAAGACGACGCTGCCGCCAGCGTCCCTCCTGGAGCGGGCGCAGGCCGTGGAGGAGGCCTTCGACCGGGTCCGCACGCAGCGGTGGGGCGCCCGGACCATCGACGTCGACATCGTGGCGTACGCGGACGAGCTCTCCGACGACCCGACGCTCACCCTGCCGCACCCGCGCGCCCGTGAGCGGGCCTTCGTGCTCCGCCCGTGGCTGGACGTCGACCCGGACGCCCAGCTCCCCGGCGCGGGCCCGGTCGCCGAGCTCCTGGCGGGCCTCGGGCAGGAGGGCGTGGCCGTCCGGGACGACCTGGAACTCCGCCTGCCCGAGTGA
- the folB gene encoding dihydroneopterin aldolase, with protein sequence MDRVALRGLKARGHHGVFPREREEGQTFIVDLVLSLDTRPAAADDDLAKTVHYGIVAEEVVDVVQGEPVDLIETLAERIAQQCLKHQGVQEVEVCVHKPDAPITVPFDDVTITITRSRV encoded by the coding sequence GTGGATCGTGTCGCGTTGCGCGGCCTCAAGGCCCGCGGGCACCACGGCGTCTTCCCCCGGGAGCGGGAGGAGGGCCAGACGTTCATCGTGGACCTCGTCCTGAGCCTCGACACCCGCCCCGCCGCCGCGGACGACGACCTGGCCAAGACCGTCCACTACGGCATCGTCGCGGAAGAGGTCGTCGACGTGGTGCAGGGCGAGCCGGTCGACCTGATCGAGACGCTGGCCGAGCGCATCGCCCAGCAGTGCCTGAAGCACCAGGGGGTCCAGGAGGTCGAGGTGTGCGTGCACAAGCCGGACGCCCCGATCACCGTGCCCTTCGACGACGTGACCATCACCATCACCCGGAGCCGCGTATGA
- a CDS encoding nuclear transport factor 2 family protein: MERGDFEAIADLWLDERHGDVSCVHPGWPVLTGRGEVLRSYALIMANTEYIQFFLTDVKVSVVADTALVTCTENILSGGPAEDGAELGPLVGQLVVATNVFRRTADGWKVWSHHGSPVLAESDDEEDDEGAV; the protein is encoded by the coding sequence ATGGAGCGGGGCGACTTCGAGGCGATCGCCGACCTGTGGCTCGACGAGCGGCACGGCGACGTCTCGTGCGTCCACCCCGGCTGGCCGGTGCTGACCGGGCGGGGCGAGGTGCTGCGCTCGTACGCCCTGATCATGGCGAACACCGAGTACATCCAGTTCTTCCTGACCGACGTGAAGGTCTCCGTCGTCGCCGACACGGCGCTGGTGACGTGTACGGAGAACATCCTCAGCGGCGGCCCCGCCGAGGACGGCGCAGAGCTGGGCCCGCTGGTGGGGCAGCTCGTCGTGGCCACGAACGTCTTCCGCCGCACCGCGGACGGCTGGAAGGTCTGGTCCCACCACGGTTCGCCCGTCCTCGCGGAATCCGACGACGAGGAGGACGACGAGGGCGCGGTGTGA
- the folP gene encoding dihydropteroate synthase, translating to MSTLRGRGTVQGLPEWDRCAVMGVVNVTPDSFSDGGRWFDTTAAVKHGLDLVAQGADLVDVGGESTRPGATRVDEDEELRRVVPVVRGLASEGVTVSVDTMRASVAHAAVEAGAALVNDVSGGQADPGMIPAVAAAGVPFVVMHWRGFSDTMNSLAVYDDVVAEVVAEIHARVEAVVAGGIAPERLIVDPGLGFAKQAEHDLALVAHLRDLRALGRPLLVAASRKRFLGRVLAGDGHAPPPARERDAATAAVSAIAAHEGAWAVRVHEVRATADAVRVARAVEGAAS from the coding sequence ATGAGTACGTTGCGCGGACGGGGCACGGTCCAGGGCCTGCCGGAGTGGGACCGCTGTGCGGTCATGGGCGTGGTGAACGTGACGCCCGACTCCTTCTCCGACGGCGGGCGCTGGTTCGACACCACCGCCGCCGTCAAGCACGGCCTGGACCTGGTCGCCCAGGGCGCCGACCTGGTGGACGTCGGCGGCGAGTCGACCCGCCCCGGCGCCACCCGCGTCGACGAGGACGAGGAGCTGCGGCGGGTCGTCCCGGTCGTGCGGGGCCTGGCCTCCGAGGGGGTCACCGTCTCCGTGGACACCATGCGCGCCTCGGTCGCCCACGCGGCCGTCGAGGCCGGCGCCGCCCTGGTCAACGACGTCAGCGGCGGCCAGGCCGACCCCGGCATGATCCCGGCGGTGGCCGCCGCGGGGGTGCCGTTCGTGGTGATGCACTGGCGCGGTTTCAGCGACACGATGAACAGCCTCGCCGTGTACGACGACGTCGTCGCCGAGGTCGTCGCCGAGATCCACGCGCGCGTGGAGGCCGTCGTGGCGGGCGGTATCGCCCCCGAACGGCTCATCGTCGACCCGGGGCTCGGTTTCGCCAAGCAGGCGGAGCACGACCTGGCCCTCGTCGCGCACCTGCGCGACCTGCGCGCCCTCGGCCGGCCCCTCCTCGTCGCCGCCTCCCGCAAGCGGTTCCTCGGCCGGGTGCTGGCCGGCGACGGGCACGCCCCGCCGCCCGCCCGCGAGCGGGACGCCGCCACGGCCGCGGTCTCCGCGATCGCGGCGCACGAGGGCGCCTGGGCCGTCCGGGTCCACGAGGTGCGGGCGACGGCGGACGCGGTCCGCGTGGCCCGCGCCGTCGAGGGCGCCGCCTCGTGA